The following coding sequences are from one Peromyscus eremicus chromosome X, PerEre_H2_v1, whole genome shotgun sequence window:
- the Mpc1l gene encoding LOW QUALITY PROTEIN: mitochondrial pyruvate carrier 1-like protein (The sequence of the model RefSeq protein was modified relative to this genomic sequence to represent the inferred CDS: deleted 1 base in 1 codon), which produces MAGVTALMRKTQDYVKTKEFRDYITSTHFWGPVANWGLPLAAFKDMKAAPDISSSRMTTALIFYSMAFMRFAYRVQPRNYLLLACHLTNIVAQSIQGSRYLKYHYGGGAKASNPPAK; this is translated from the exons ATGGCGGGGGTCACAGCGCTAATGCGGAAAACTCAAGACTATGTGAAGACCAAGGAGTTCCGGGATTACATT ACCAGCACCCACTTCTGGGGTCCTGTGGCCAACTGGGGCCTTCCACTGGCCGCCTTCAAGGATATGAAGGCAGCTCCTGACATCAGCAGCAGCCGCATGACCACAGCGCTCATCTTCTACTCCATGGCTTTCATGCGCTTTGCCTACCGGGTCCAGCCTCGAAATTACCTGCTGTTGGCATGCCATCTCACCAACATTGTGGCGCAGAGCATTCAGGGGAGCCGTTACCTTAAGTACCACTACGGTGGTGGCGCCAAGGCCAGCAACCCTCCGGCCAAATAA